A genomic window from Leishmania major strain Friedlin complete genome, chromosome 18 includes:
- a CDS encoding putative citrate synthase, whose product MASSALDEMKEQMLRRWKEDQKKIDDLRKKHGHEKLCDATIDAVYGGMRGITGLVYEPSLLDPAEGIRFRGLTILECQEMLPKAPGGKEPLPEAMFWLLMTGEVPTEEQVRGLNAELHRRADPEAIAAAQKAIAALPRNAHPMTAFSVGVLALQSYSKFAAAYAAGKSNKKTYWEYALEDSLDMLARTPAVVAMICNRETKGQVELAAPSNSDLDWAANFAKMMGYQDEEFWECMRLYLSVHADHEGGNVSAHTTTLVASALSDPYLAFSAGLNGLAGPLHGLANQEVLNYLLSMQERVKADGVNMHDEAALEKALSNYTWELLNSGQVVPGYGHAVLRKVDPRYTCLRNFCLRHKFDDDLFKLVNTIYLIMPGILKEHGKTKNPYPNVDAHSGVLLQHYGMTNQNCYPVLFGLSRQMGVLAGVVWDRLQGRPLERPKSITTEMLAKKYLCNSL is encoded by the coding sequence ATGGCGTCATCGGCATTGGATGAGATGAAGGAGCAGATGCTGAGGCGCTGGAAAGAGGACCAGAAGAAGATCGACGACCTCAGGAAGAAGCACGGCCATGAGAAGCTGTGCGACGCGACCATCGATGCGGTGTACGGCGGCATGCGCGGCATCACCGGCCTCGTGTACGAGCCATCACTGCTGGACCCCGCAGAGGGCATCCGCTTCCGCGGCCTCACGATCCTGGAGTGCCAGGAGATGCTGCCCAAAGCGCCGGGCGGCaaggagccgctgccggaggCGATGTTCTGGCTACTGATGACCGGCGAGGTGCCGACGGAGGAGCAGGTAAGGGGCCTGAACGCGGAGCTGCACCGTCGCGCCGACCCCGAGGCGATtgccgcggcgcagaaggcgatcgcggcgctgccgaggaaCGCGCACCCGATGACGGCATTCAGTGTGGGCGTGCTTGCGCTGCAGAGCTACTCGAAGTTTGCTGCGGCTTACGCGGCGGGCAAGTCGAACAAGAAGACGTACTGGGAGTACGCGCTGGAGGACTCGCTGGACATGCTggcgcgcacgccggcggtggtggcgatgaTCTGCAACCGCGAGACCAAGGGCCAGGTGGAGTTGGCGGCACCGAGCAACAGCGACCTGGACTGGGCGGCGAACTTTGCGAAAATGATGGGCTACCAGGACGAGGAGTTCTGGGAGTGCATGCGTCTGTACCTGTCTGTCCACGCCGACCACGAGGGTGGAAACGTGTCGGCACACACAACGACACTGGTTGCGTCAGCACTGAGCGACCCCTACCTCGCCTTCAGCGCTGGCCTGAACGGTCTTGCTGGCCCGCTGCATGGGCTGGCGAACCAGGAGGTGCTGAATTACTTGCTCAGCATGCAGGAGCGTGTGAAGGCGGATGGCGTGAACATGCATGATGAGGCAGCGCTCGAGAAGGCGCTGAGCAACTACACGTGGGAGTTGCTCAACTCCGGCCAGGTGGTGCCCGGCTACGGccacgcggtgctgcgcaagGTGGACCCGCGCTACACCTGTCTGCGCAACTTCTGCCTGCGCCACAAATTTGATGACGACCTGTTCAAGCTGGTCAACACCATCTACTTGATCATGCCCGGCATCCTGAAGGAGCACGGTAAGACCAAGAACCCCTACCCCAACGTCGACGCGCACTCCGGCGTGCTACTGCAGCACTACGGGATGACAAATCAGAACTGCTACCCGGTGCTGTTCGGCCTGTCGCGCCAGATGGGCGTCTTGGCCGGCGTCGTCTGGGACCGCCTGCAGGGCCGCCCGCTCGAGCGCCCGAAGTCGATCACGACGGAGATGCTCGCAAAGAAATACCTGTGCAACTCCTTGTGA
- a CDS encoding putative dynein-light chain-protein, with amino-acid sequence MADHSSENSTAAGTLNSDLDATRPGADAATLGGSSGADETSKNVTTSGQDVSEDQQGSTAAGEADGANGEAAVSAEKATTANTDNNGSDSQEDGEADEDEEEDDAGHWERVAASDVKNIILQVLSPYFDDDVGGGAAAAPGGDLASMPSALGPSAPAIEEDRDGDDTAQRYDHFKAEEWVALVCDGIMERLVALGKPFKFVVHAMVMRKCGAGVHVCSSCYYAPMDGWLSHAHDLSAHLYVVVTVYWCAV; translated from the coding sequence atgGCTGACCATAGCTCCGAGAactcgacggcggcggggaCCTTAAACAGTGATCTAGATGCCACGCGCcccggcgccgacgccgccacgctcgGGGGCAGCTCCGGCGCTGACGAGACGTCCAAGAATGTGACGACAAGTGGGCAGGACGTGTCCGAAGACCAGCAAGGATCGACCGCTGCAGGCGAGGCGGACGGTGCGAatggcgaggcagcggtgagCGCCGAAAAGGCGACGACCGCCAACACCgacaacaacggcagcgacagccaAGAAGATGGCGAAgcggacgaggacgaggaagaggacgacGCCGGGCACTGGGAGCGCGTTGCGGCGAGCGATGTCAAGAACATCATCTTGCAAGTGTTGAGCCCATActtcgacgacgacgtcggcggtggcgccgctgcagcccctGGTGGTGATTTGGCCTCTATGCCGTCTGCATTGGGACCTTCGGCGCCGGCAATCGAAGAAGACCGCGACGGTGACGACACAGCGCAACGCTACGATCATTTCAAGGCCGAAGAgtgggtggcgctggtgtgcGACGGCATCATGGAGCGCCTGGTCGCCCTTGGAAAACCGTTCAAGTTTGTCGTGCACGCAATGGTGATGCGCAAGTGCGGGGCaggtgtgcacgtgtgctcTAGCTGCTATTATGCCCCTATGGATGGTTGGCTGAGCCACGCCCACGACCTCTCTGCGCACCTCTACGTGGTTGTAACGGTGTACTGGTGCGCAGTGTAG
- a CDS encoding putative elongation factor Tu — protein sequence MFRSGVHRLAPKAKEAFVRGKPHLIIGTIGHVDHGKTTLTSAITTVLAKRGQAQALDYFAIDKSPEEKSRKITINATHVEYESEKRHYGHIDCPGHMDFVKNMITGAAQMDGGIIVVAATDGVMPQTREHLLICSQIGLPALVGFINKVDMTDEDTCDLVDMEVREQLEKYKFPAEETPIVRGSALKAVEGDAKYEENILELVRKCDEWIPDPPRNTDKPFLMAIEHVYEIGKDKKSVIVTGRVDQGVLKLNTDAELAGFSAKKSTVRVTGIEMYHKTLSECMPGDSVGVSIVGTGDTTSLSKDNVERGMVMAATGSTNLYNKVKAQVYVLTKDEGGRHTGFSPHYRPQLFFHCADVTADMSFPEAEKHREELNKKFGRGPEEDKKKEAEMKEFESKLVCMPGDNRELILTLAYPMPIEKGLKFTIREGKITVGWGAVVETMGLDTKVSIEGKRIGAKPVTGKKKK from the coding sequence ATGTTTCGCTCGGGTGTGCATCGCCTTGCCCccaaggcgaaggaggcgttTGTTCGCGGTAAGCCGCATCTCATCATCGGCACCATCGGTCACGTCGACCACGGCAAGACGACGCTGACGTCGGCCATCACGACGGTTCTGGCGAAGCGCGGTCAGGCACAGGCGCTGGACTACTTCGCCATCGACAAGTCCCCGGAGGAGAAGAGCCGCAAAATCACCATCAATGCCACGCACGTCGAGTACGAGTCGGAGAAACGCCACTACGGACACATCGACTGTCCCGGCCACATGGACTTTGTGAAAAACATGATCACCGGAGCTGCGCAGATGGACGGTGGCATCATTGTGGTGGCGGCCACCGACGGCGTCATGCCGCAGACACGCGAACACCTCCTGATCTGCTCGCAAATTGGCCTTCCGGCGCTCGTAGGGTTCATCAACAAAGTGGACATGACGGACGAGGACACGTGTGACCTGGTGGACATGGAGGTGcgcgagcagctggagaaATACAAGTTTCCGGCGGAGGAGACACCAATCGTGCGCGGCTCGGCCCTCAAGGCCGTCGAGGGCGACGCGAAGTACGAGGAGAACATCCTCGAACTGGTGCGGAAGTGCGACGAGTGGATCCCCGACCCGCCGCGCAACACAGACAAGCCTTTCCTTATGGCCATCGAGCACGTTTACGAGATCGGCAAGGACAAGAAGAGCGTCATCGTGACCGGCCGCGTCGATCAGGGCGTGCTGAAGCTCAACACAGACGCCGAGCTGGCCGGCTTCAGCGCCAAGAAGTCGACGGTGAGGGTGACGGGCATTGAAATGTACCACAAGACGCTGAGCGAGTGCATGCCCGGTGACTCCGTCGGCGTCAGCATTGTCGGCACCGGCGACACGACCAGTCTGTCCAAGGACAACGTGGAGCGCGGCATGGTAATGGCGGCGACGGGTAGCACGAACCTGTACAACAAGGTGAAGGCGCAGGTGTACGTGCTGACGAAGGATGAGGGCGGCCGCCACACTGGCTTCAGCCCCCACTACCGCCCGCAGCTCTTCTTCCATTGCGCTGACGTGACAGCGGACATGAGCTTcccggaggcggagaagcacCGCGAGGAGCTCAACAAGAAATTCGGCCGCGGCCCCGAGGAGGACaagaagaaagaggcggAGATGAAGGAGTTCGAGAGCAAGCTCGTCTGCATGCCGGGCGATAACCGCGAGCTGATCCTGACGCTGGCGTACCCGATGCCCATTGAAAAGGGTCTGAAGTTCACCATCCGTGAGGGCAAGATCACCGTCGGCTGGGGCGCCGTGGTGGAGACGATGGGCCTCGACACGAAGGTGAGCATTGAAGGCAAGCGCATCGGCGCAAAGCCGGTGACtggcaagaagaagaagtAG